Genomic segment of Streptomyces alboniger:
GCGCGGACTCGTCGTGGTGCGCGGGGTTCTTGCTGAGCCGCTGGTCGGCGAGCGCTTGCCGGGCGTCCGCGTACCGGGTGACCAGCCAGGCCTCGATGCCGCTGGGCAGCGTGGTCCTGTGCACCGGGGAGTTCTCCCGCAGCCAGGCGTAGGCGGGGTAGGGGTCGGTGGCGAACTCCCAGGTGAAGAGCTCTGGCCCCTGGGCCTTGGGCGGTGTCTGCTGGGGGCACCCGGCGGGGGGCTGGTCGGGCTGCTGGTCGGGCATGGGACGACGGTACTGGCCGGGGGCCTTGGGTGGGGTGGGGGGCTTCGGTGGGTGGGCGGTGGGTGGCGGGTTTCGTGTGGTCCCTCGCGGTTCCTCGCCGGGGGCGGTCTGAGCGGGCCTCGCCTGCGGCGGGGCTGGGCGGGGCTTGCCGCCCTCCCTCGCCGTGGACGGGTGCGGGTCTATTTGTGGTTGCTCGCGCCGTTCCCCGCGCCCCTGCGGCGCGCTTCGCGGCCCTCCGCTGTGCGCACCGCGTCTCGGTAGGCCCGTGCCGCTGCTCGTAGGGAGGCTTCCGGGTCGATGCCCTCGGCTTCTGCTCGGAGTGCCAGTGCGAGGAGTTCGTAGCCCACGCCCTCGCCCTTCGGGAGCTGGACGTCCAGGCCCGCCGTCCGGACGCGTGAGGCGAGCTTCGCGGTGAGGGCCAGGGACGGCTGGCCCAGCGGGATGCCCTCCGTGAGCGAGGTGCGCCGCTTCTCCTCCGCCTTGGTCCGCAGCCAGTGCGCCTTCACTTCCTCGGGAGTGTCCGCCGAGTCGTCGCCGAACACGTGCGGATGGCGGTGGATGAGCTTGTCCACGATGCCGCCCGCCACGTCGTCCACGGAGAAGGGCGCCTCGGGGTCCTCCTGGGCGATGCGGGCGTGGAAGACGACCTGGAGCAGCACGTCGCCGAGTTCCTCGCGCAGTTCCTCGCGGTCGCCGGTCTCGATCGCCTCGACCAGTTCGTACGCCTCCTCGATCCCGTACTTCGCCAGGCCCTTGTGCGTCTGCTGCGAGGACCAGGGGCACTCCTCGCGGATCTGGTCCATGACCTGGACGAGGTCCAGCAGGCGGGCGCCCGGCAGGTCGTAGGAGGCGGGGAGCAGTTCCAGGTCCGGCATCGCGACCCGGCCCGAGCCCGCGAGGCTGGCCAGGCCGTCGGTGAGGGGGCGGTCCCCCTCGGCGCCGGCGACGACGAGGACCGTGCGCCCGCCCGCGCAGGCGTCCACCAGTTCCTCGGCGGTGGGCGACGCGTGCGTCACGGCCACGCCGGCCTCGCGCAGATACGGCAGCTGGGGGTGGTCGGCGTCGCCGCACAGCACCTCGTCGGCGTCGCGCAGGGCCTGCCAGGCGGGCCAGGACAGGAGGCCGGGCGCCACGCGGTGGCTGGTGGTCAGCAGGATGACTCGGCCGACGGCCGCTGCGGCGGTGGCGGCCGTGGTGGTGGCGGTGGTGTCGTTCACCTGACGAACGTAACCCAGCCCCCCGAGGGGAATTGTTCCCGGCTCCCGCCCGGCGGCCCCTATGCCTGGCGGTCCCCGGCGGCCGCCCCGGACTCCGTCACCTGGCGCACCCACGGCGTCTTCGCGTCCGCGCGCTTGTTCTTGTCGACGTCCCAGGTGCCGTAGCGCGGGTTCAGGTCGATGTCGAGCTTCTTGGACGCGGCCGTCAGGGCCTTCCAGAAGAGCGCCTGGCCCTGCGGCGAGTTCATGTCCGCGTCCAGCTTCTTCGCGAGCTTCTGCGCCTCCACCTCCGTACGGAGGCTGTCGTCGAGGCGGGCCGGGGCGACGCTGTACTGCTGGAGCCAGGCCTCCTCCAGTGCCTTCCTGCCGCCCGCCTGCTGTTCCAGGCCCGCCCGCATGGTCTGGACGTCGCGGCGCGTGACGCTCACCCCGGCGTCGGCGGCCGCGCGGTGCAGCACCTCGTCGAGGACCATCGTGTGCAGCGTGGCGCGGGTGAGGCCGCCGGACTTGGAGATGGCCTGCGCGTACTGGGCGTCGTCGGGGATGGCGGCCCGCTGCGCGTCGCGCACCTCGTTCACCCGGCCCTCCAGCTGCGCGACCGTGATGCGGTCGCCGCCGATGACGGCCGCGGCGCCGGGGTGCGCCTCGCTGCCGCAGGCGGTGAGGAGGGGGGCCGCGGCGAGCGCGGCGGTGGAGAGGATGAGCGCTGTGCGACGACGGCGGTGCAAGTGAGCCTCCCGAGGAGATTGTGCGGCGGTGCACAAAGTCTTGCGGTGATCGATGGTAGGCAGTGGCCGTCTTCTCGGCCAGCTATTCGACCAACGATTCGGCGGGAGTTGGGGCACCCAGGGTCACCCGGCCCGCCCAGGGGCCGACCGCTCCCGCTGTCAGCGGCCCGCTCCCACTCCCGCTGTCAGCGCACCTGCCCGAGCCACTGGAGGGTGCGCCGGATCTCCGCGGGGAAGGGGTGTCCGGGGCCGTGCACGATGTCCGCGTCGTGCAGCAGCCGCGCGAGCGTGTCGTGGGCGGCGGCCCGGTCGCCGAGGGCGAGCAGCAGGTGGCCGATGCGGCGGCGGATCTCCAGGGACTGGCGGCGGTCGTCCGTCGCGTACTGGTTCTCGTAATAGGGGAGCAGCGCACGGTACTCGGCGAGGGCCGCGGCCGGTTCGCCGAGCTGCTCCAGGCACTGCGCGGCCTCGTAGCGGAACTGGAGGGAGTGCGGGTCGGCGTGGCCCGACTCGGCGGCCCGCTCGTCGGCGAGGCGCCGCAGTTCGGGCAGGGCGCGGCGGTACTGGCCGTCGTCCATGAGCGTGGCCGCGTACTGCTTGCGGAGTGTGCGGACGACCGGTGAGTTCTCGCCGTGCTCGGCGGCGGCCGCGGGGAGGATCGCGCCGAGGATGTCCACGGCCTGGGTGATGCGGCCCTCGCCGAGGAGCCGCTTGACGTCCTCGACGGCCCGGACGACGTCCTGGCGCGGCGGCGGACTCGGCGGCCGCTGCGGCATGTCGGGGGCGGGCGCGGGCGTCGCGGCGCGGTCCGGCCAGGGCGCGTGCGGGCGCAGGAAGGGCCGGGTGGGGTCGAGCGGGCGGCCCGAGGGGACGCCGCGGGCGGGCAGCAGCGGCGCCAGTTCCTCGTAGACCTGCTGGGCGCTCCCCGGCCGGTGCTGGGGGTCCTTGGCGAGCAGGCGCAGGACCAGGGATTCCAGGGCCTCGGGCACCTCGGGGCGCAGTCGGCGGACCGGCAGCGGCGGCTCGTACAGGTGGCGGTGCAGGACGCCGAGGGCGGTGGAGCCGGAGAACGGCACGTCGCCGCTGAGGAGTTCGTGCAGGAGCACGCCGAGCGCGTAGAGGTCGGTGTACGGGCCGACGGCGCCGCCCATCGCCTGCTCGGGCGCCATGTACGCGGGGCTGCCGATCGGTGAGCCGGTGTGGGTGAGGCGGGTGGTGTCGGTGTCCATCACGGAGGCGATGCCGAGGTCGAGGACGCTGATCGTGCCGTCCTGCTTGACCATCACGTTCCGCGGTTTGAGGTCGCGGTGGACGATCGGCACGGCGTGCACCGCGGAGAGCACGGCGCACAGCTGGGCGGCGACGGCGACGGCCCACGGCCACGGGTAGGGGTCCTGCTCGGCGAGGTGGTCGCCGAGGTCCGCGCCGTCGACGTACTGCATGACGAGGAAGAGGGCCCCGTCCTCGGAGGGCTCGCTGCCCGCGTCGTGCACGGTGACCAGGCCCGGGTGGTCGACCTGCGCGGTGACGCGGCACTCGCGTACGAAGCGGCGGCGCAGCTCCTCGGCCTCGGCGCCCGCGACCCGGTCGGGACGGAGCAGTTTCACGGCGACGCGGCGGTCCAGTCGCTGGTCGTAGGCCGTCCAGACCTGGCCCATGCCGCCCTGGCCGATGAGCGTGGACAGTTCGTAGCGTCCGGCGACGATCCGGCCGCCGGTTCCGTTCCCCGGTACCACGGTCAGCCGCCGCCCTGCTGCTTGCGCAGGTAGTCGCTCAGCTCGTCGAGTTCGGCGCGGACCTGGTGGATGCGGGCGGGCGCGGGGGGCGCGGACGGGGGCGGGGTCTGGTGGACGGGAGGCTGCTGGGCGGGGGGCTGCTGGGCGGGGGGCTCCGGTGCGGTCGGCTGCTGCGGCTGCGGCTGCGGCTGCGGCTGCGGGTAGCCGTACGCAGGCCGCGTCTGCTGGGTCGCGTACCCGTGGAAGGACGGCTGCGGGAGGCGGCTGAAGTGGCGTATCTCCGCGAAGAGGTAGTAGGCGACGGCGGCCATCAGCGTGCAGAGCAGGACCACCATGCCCGCGTTGCCGGGCCCTTGGAACTCCTCCTCGCCCGGGTCCACGCCGATCAGTACGAGCCCCGTGATGTCGAGCGCCGTCACGACGCCGAGGACGATCCAGTCGTGTGCCTTGCGGGTCACGATCGCGAGCCGCACAAGCGGCGCCCACGCGAGCAGGCCGCAGGTCACGACGGCGAGCACTACGAACATCACGCGCAGCGTCACCAGGGTGCCCCCCGGCGGGGGCGGCGGTTGCGGCTGCGCGTAGCCGTGGCCGTGCATGGCTGCTCCTGGTACCTGAAGGACGAACGAATCCGGATCGAGCGTATAGGCCGACCACCGGAAGCGATCCCGGGTTGTACGGAACCGTTGCCGTACTGGTCACGCCGCCGCGGCGGGCCCGCTCGCGTCACCGCGGCGGAAGCGTGCCCTCCGTCAGTCCGTCGTGCATGCCGCGCACCAACTGCTCGCCGAGCCTGCCCGCGAGCCGCAGCGCGTCCTCGAAGGCGGCCAGTTCACGGAACCGCTCGCTGTAGCCGCGCTGCCCGGCAAGCGGCAGCCGGGGCAGCCGGAGCCGGCGGACGTCGAGCCGGGCGGAGGTGGAGGCGTAGCTGCTGGCCCTGCGGTGGCCCGCGGTGCCGCGCAGGAAGCCCGCGACGAACCACGGGTCGAGCGCGGCCGGGTCGGGGCGCAGCAGGGTCAGACCGCGGCCGAGCGCGGCGCCCGCGGTGGCCTCGTCGATCACGCGGGCGGCGGCGCCGCCGCCGAAGACGGGCACGACGACGTCGCCTGGTTCGGTGCGCACGACGGCCTCGTCCGGGGTGCTTTCGTGGGCGCTTCCGGAGGGTGCGCCGCCGTTCAGGACGTCGTGGTCGGTGAGGACGGGCACGCCGGGGCCCCCGGCGCCGGTTCCGGTGTGCAGGGTGAGGGCGCCCGCCCTGGCCAGTTCGCCGACGGTGGTGGAGGGCGGGTGCGGGGTGTCCGCGGGCTCCCGCTCCGGGCAGGCCGTGAGGGGCGGGGTCAGGTCCGCGGCCCGGCGCAGCGCCTCGCCCAGGTCCTCCCGTACGGTCGCCAGCTCGGTGCCGCCGCCCGGGGCCGGGGGCGGCAGCCTGCGGGCGGGGGCCAGGTCGACCTCGTCGTCGAGGAGTTCGAGGACCGGCACCGAGCGGGCGAGGCCGGGGCGCTCCTCGGCCGTGCCGTGCCGGTCGAAGGAGCGCCAGGCGTCGAGGACGGTGTCCTGGACGGCGGGCCACAGCTGCTTGTCGCGGCCGTCGGCGGCGAGGATCCCGGCCGCCTCCACGAGGAGCAGTTCGGGCGCGGGCGGGGTGGCCGGGCCCGGCCTGCGCAGCACCCAGACGTGCAGGGGCAGGTTGTAGGGGGGTGCGGCGCCGGCCGGCAGGGCGATCACCGCGCGCAGGGCGCCGCGGCGCAGCAGGTCGGCGCGGATGCGGCGGCCCGAGCGGCGGGAGGCGGCGGCGGGCGGCATCAGCAGGACGGCGGTGCCGCCGTCGACGAGCCGGGCCAACGCGTGCTGGACCCAGGCCAGTTCGGACTCGGCGCGGGCCGGGAAGCCGTACTCCCAGCGGGTGTCGTAGGCCAGTTCGTCATGGCCCCAGTTGCGTTCGTTGAACGGCGGGTGGCAGAGCACGGCGTCGGCCCTGCGGTCGGCGTAGGCGTCGGCACGCAGGGTGTCGGCGGCCATGGTGCGCACGGTCGCGTCGGAGTGCAGGGCGAGGCGCAGCGCGGTGAGGGCGGCCAACTCGGGTGCGCTGTCCTGGCCGTACAGGTGCCGGCCGGGGCGCGGTGGCACGGCGCGCAGCAGGGCGCCGGTGCCGCAGGCGGGGTCGAGGACGGTGCGGGCGGGGGCCCCGCTCACGGCCAGCTCGGCCATGAGCGCCGCGGGGCCCGCCGGGGTGAGCGTGTACTGGCGGGGGTTGGCGTCGGTGTGCCGGCCGAGCAGGAACTCGTACGTCTGCTTGGCGCCCAGCTCGGCCGCCAGCTCCGCGACGCCGCGCAACAGCGGTACGGACGGCAGGAGTTCGGCGGGCTCGGGGAGGTGGACGGCGCGCTCGCCCCGCGCCCCGAAGCGCATCGCGACGACCTCGTCGAGCCGGTCGGGCAGGAGCTGGGCCATCCGCTCGTCCGAGACGGCGCTCACCGCGAGCCAGGCGGGCGGCCTGTCGCGGAGCAGGAGCAGGGCGCAGCCCGTGTGCAGGAGGGCGGTGACGGGCCCGGCGGGATGTCCGGCGAGCTGCTGCCAGACGCGTTCGCGCAGGGGGACCTCGACGAGCTTGCCCTGGGCGCGCAGCCAGCGTTCGACGTCGGCGAGCGCGAAGGAGGGGCTGGTCTCCGTGCCGCCGACGGGCCTCGGGAAGTCCCCATGCCTGCGGCGCCAGTTGCTGACGGCGGCCCGGCCCACCCCGGCCAGCCTGGCGATTCCGGCGGCGGTCACCTCGGTCGCGTCGTCCCGCGGCTTCATTGCAGCAGCTCCCCTCGTCGCGCGGGGTCAGTCGCGCGGAGTCGAGCATACCCAGAGCGCCCGCCGCACGGAGGGCTTCACGCGTGTTAACAACTGTTTCACATAGCGTCAGGTTGACTCGGTTCACAGCATTCTGCTGTGATGACTCCACCGAACGACTTCTCTGGGGGGTCCCCATGCGTCACCACCTGCGTCACCCGCGTCTGCGCCGTACCGCGATCGCCGCCGTCTGTCTCGCCACCGCCGCCACGGCGGGCCTCACGGCCTGCGGCAGCGAGGGCGGATCCGCGAAGAAGGCGGAGAAGGGCCCCTTCGCCGGCATGTCCGGCGGCGAGATCGCCGAGAAGGCCGTCGAGACGACCTCGGACGCCAAGTCCCTGCGCATCAAGGGCGATGTCCCGGACGGCGAGGGCGGGATGCTCGCGCTGGACATGGCCATGGACACCAAGGGCAAGTGCGCGGGCACCATGGGCATGAACAAGGAGGGGTCGATCGAGCTGATCGTCCCGGGCAAGACCGTCTACATGAAGTACGACGAGAAGTTCCTGCGCGCGCAGAGCAAGGGCGAGCCCGAGGCCGACGTGCAGGCCACCGTGGACATGCTCGCGGACCGCTGGGCGAAGACGAAGGCGACGAGCGCCGACGCGAAGGAGATCGCCGCGTTCTGCGACCTCGACACCGTGCTCGCCGACTTCAAGGGCGTCAGCTCCGTGGCCCGCAGGGGTGGGACGACCAAGGTCGACGGCACCCCCGCGATCAAGCTCACGGAGACCGACGGCAAGGAGAAGTACACCCTCTACGTCGCCACCGAGGGCAAGCCGTACCTGCTGCGGGTCGACACGGAGAAGGGCGCGAAGGTCGACACCCTGAACTTCCGTGACTACGACAAGCCGGTCAAGGCGACGGCGCCGACCGGTGACGTCCTCGACCTGGACAAGCTGTAAGGCTGACGCGCCTCGCTCACAGCGTGTACGGGGCCCCTTCGGGGCCTCGGGTATGCGCCCCGAAGGGGCGCGGGGAACTGCGCGATCAGCCCCACACGCCCGCAGAAATCGCCTCAGTCGGCACGGAAGCGTGGCGGCGCGCTCGTCGGGGCGGCGCCGGTTGGAAGCTTCCTGTCAGGGCAAGCCGACAGCACCTTCTTCATCGCGTCCCGTTCCGCCGCCGTCACCCACACCCCGTACTTCTTCTTCACCCCGACCTGCCCGGCCACGTACGCGCAGCGGTACGCCTTGTTCGGCGGCAGCCAGGTCGCCGTGTCGCCGTCGCCCTTGCTGCGGTTGGGGCCCGCGTCGACGGCGAGGAGGTTCAGGGGGTCGTTGGCGAAGGCGATGCGCTTGCCCGGCTCCCACCGGGCGGCGCCCTTCTGCCAGGCGTCCGAGAGCGCGACCAGGTGGTCGATGTCGACCTGGCTGCGACCGCGCCGGAACGTCACGTCCTTGCCGGAGTAGGGGTCGGGCGCCAGCCTGCCCGCGGCGACCTGGCAGTCCCCGCTCCGGTACGTGACGCCCTTCAGGTCCCGCTTGAGTATGTCGTCCCGGGTGGGGCAGCCGTTGGAGTCCGTGTCGGCCCAGGCGCTGCCGAACCGCGCCCGGTCGTAACCGGTCTTGGGCGCGCGGCCCTTGACGGTGAGCGTGTCGACGGCCGCCAGCGCGGACCCCGCCTTCGCGTCGGGCCCACCGGCGCCGCCCCCGCCCTCTTTGCCGGTGTCCAGCTCGCAGCCCGTGAGCAGCGCGGGCACGGCGACGAGCGCCAGCAGCGCGGACGTGGTGCGGCGGTTCACCGGGCCACCACCGTCGCGCCGAGGGCGAGCGGGGCGGGCGTGACGACCTCCGCGTAGACCCCGACGCACATGTCGCGGTCGGCGGTGAGGGTCTTCAGGACGCGGCTGTCCGCGGGCAGTTCGAGCTGCGCCTGGGTGGTCATCACACAGCGCTTGATCCGCTTGCCGACCCGCAGCCGCAGCGGATCCCCCGTGCCGGCGGCGCCGAAGGTGATCTCGCCGCCGACCCAGCTCTCCTCGATCCAGGGTTCGTCGGTCTCGACGACGATGTTCTTGCGCAGCCGCCGTACGTCCACGGGGTCGGCGTCGCCGAGCAGTTCGCCGAGCGCGCGGAGCGAGGCGGTGCCGACGAGGGAGACACCGGCGGCGTCCTGGTGACCGACCTCGCCCTCGCGCGCCAGCTCGGTGCCCTCGCCGAGGAGTTCGGGGATACGGGGGTCGCCGGGGCGCAGGGTCGTGCCGTCCGGCGCGGTGACGACGGGGATGCCGTCATCGTCGTACGCGGCGCGGTACTCCAAGAGGCCCGGGATGCGGCGGAAGCGGCGGCTGTTCTTGCCGCTGCCGAGCTTGCCGTCCGCGTGCCGCACGGCCCACAGCCGGTCGCCGACGGCGCCGCGAGTGTCGAAGACGAGGCGCTCGTGGTCCATACCGAGCATCGACTTCACCGGATAGCTGGCCAGACCGACGACCGTGAGCGGCACGGCGCTCCCCCTCCCCCGGGCGGAATCTCCCCCGGCCACCACCGTAACGGGCGGCCGGCCCGGACCGTTCGAGGGGCCCGGCCTCTTTACCCGCCGGGTAATCGACCGTCCCCCTCCTCCCCCGGCAGGATCAGGCACACCGCCTCAGCAGCCCACTTCCGAGGAGAGCGCCATGTCCGCCACGCCCACCGCCGCCAACGGCCCCGCCGACCGGGCGGACGCCACCCGCGCCACCGTCCAGGAGTTCCTCGCCGCCCGCATCGCCGGGGACACGGCGCGCATGACCGCCCTCTTCGCCGACGAGGTCGACTGGCTGCTCGCCGAGAACCCCGGCGTGCCGTGGATACGGCCGCGCTCCACGGCCGCCGAGTGCGCCGCCCAGTTCACGGAGTTGATGGCACACACCGTGCCCGAGGACGCCCGCGCCGACGTCGACACCTTCCTGGTGGACGGCGCCGACGCGGTCCTGATGGGCCACGTCTCGGGCACCGTACGCGCCACGGGCAAGTCCTTCGCGGGCCCCTTCGCGCTGCGGCTCACCGTGCAGGAGGGCCGGATCACCCGGCACCACCTCTACGAGAACAGCCTGTCGATCGCGCAGGCCTGCACCCCCGCGACCTGACGGCTACGACCCCAGGATCGACGTGAGGAACTCCCCGGTCCAGCCCAGCAGTTCGCGCCCGACCAGCGGCTTGCCGCCCACCTTCGCGGTCTTGGGACGCGGCACCAGGATCTGCTGGGCGTTCGCCTTGATGACCGTGCCGGGGTAGAGCCGCTTGAGCCGCAGCTCCTGCGACTCCCGCAGCTCCACCGGCGCGAAGCGGATGTTGTTGCCCTGGAGGACGATCTCTCCCACCTCGCAGGCGCGGGCGAGCATCCGCAGGCCCGCCACCAGCAGGAGGTTCTCCACCGGCTCGGGCAGCTTGCCGTAGCGGTCGGTCAGTTCCTCGCGTACCGCCCTGATGTCCTCCTCCGTGTTGGCGGAGGCGATGGCGCGGTAGGCCTGGAGGCGCAGCCGCTCGCCGGGGGCGTAGTCGTGCGGGACGTGCGCGTCCACCGGCAGCTCGATCTTGACCTCCAGGGGCGGCTCCTCCTCGACCCCGCCCTCCAGGGACGCGCGGTAGTCGGCGACGGCCTCGCCGACCATGCGTACGTACAGGTCGAAGCCGACGCCCGCGATGTGCCCGGACTGCTCGCCGCCGAGGAGGTTTCCGGCGCCGCGGATCTCCAGGTCCTTCATCGCCACGTACATGCCCGCGCCCATCTCCGTGTGCTGGGCGATGGTCGCCAGACGCTCGTGGGCGGTCTCGGTGAGCGGCTTCTCCGGGGGGTAGAGGAAGTAGGCGTAACCGCGGTCGCGGCCACGGCCGACGCGGCCGCGCAGCTGGTGCAGCTGGGAGAGGCCGAAGTTGTCGCCGCGCTCGACGATCAGGGTGTTGGCGTTGGAGATGTCGATGCCGGACTCGACGATCGTCGTCGAGACGAGCACGTCGAACTTCTTCTCCCAGAAGTCGACGACGACCTGTTCGAGGGCCTGTTCGGACATCTGGCCGTGGGCGGTCGCGATGCGGGCCTCGGGGACGATGTCCCGCAGCCTCGCCGCGGCGCGGTCGATGGACTCGACGCGGTTGTGGATGTAGAAGACCTGGCCCTCGCGCAGCAGTTCGCGGCGGATCGCGGCGCCGATCTGCTTCTCCTCGTACGGCCCGACGAAGGTCAGGACCGGGTGGCGCTCCTCGGGCGGGGTGGTGATCGTGGACATCTCGCGGATGCCGGTCACGGCCATCTCCAGCGTACGGGGGATGGGGGTGGCCGACATGGTCAGCACGTCCACGTTCGCGCGGAGCTTCTTCAACTGCTCCTTGTGCTCGACGCCGAAGCGCTGCTCCTCGTCGACGATGACCAGACCGAGGTCCTTGAACTTGGTCTCGGAGGAGAACAGGCGGTGCGTGCCGATGACGATGTCGACCGAGCCGTCGCGCAGGCCTTCGAGCGTCGCCTTGGACTCGGTCTCCGTCTGGAAGCGGCTCAGCGCCCGTACGTTGACCGGGAACTGGGAGTAGCGCTCGGAGAACGTGCCGAAGTGCTGCTGGACCAGGAGGGTGGTCGGGACGAGGACGGCGACCTGCTTGCCGTCCTGCACCGCCTTGAAGGCCGCGCGGACCGCGATCTCCGTCTTGCCGTAGCCGACGTCGCCGCAGATCAGGCGGTCCATCGGGACCGTCTTCTCCATGTCCTCCTTGACCTCGGCGATCGTGGTGAGCTGGTCGGGCGTCTCCGCGTAGGGGAAGGCGTCCTCCAGCTCGCGCTGCCAGGGCGTGTCGGGGGCGAAGGCGTGGCCGGGCGCGGCCATGCGGGCGGAGTAGAGCTTGATGAGGTCGGCGGCGATCTCCTTGACCGCCTTCTTCGCGCGCGCCTTGGTCTTCGTCCAGTCGGCACCGCCGAGGCGGTGCAGCGTCGGGGCCTCGCCTCCGACGTACTTGGTGATCTGCTCCAGCTGGTCGGTGGGGATGTAGAGGCGGTCGCCGGGCTGACCGCGCTTGGCCGGGGCGTACTCCACGACCAGGTACTCACGGGTGGCGCCCTGGACGGTGCGCTGCACCATCTCGATGTAGCGGCCGACGCCGTGCTGCTCGTGGACGATGTAGTCGCCGGCCTCCAGGGTCAGCGGGTCGATCGTCTTGCGGCGCCGCGCGGGCATGCGCTGGCCGTCCTTGCCGGCCGCCTTCTGACCGGACAGGTCGGTCTCGGTGAGGACGGCGAGCTTCAGCGCCGGGTCGACGAAGCCGTAGTCGATCGAGCCGCAGGAGACGTGCACCAGCGACGGCGTCAGCTCGGTGAGGTCGCCGTCCAGGCGGGCCGCGAT
This window contains:
- the mfd gene encoding transcription-repair coupling factor, with translation MSLHGLLDAVVKDSALAEAVKTATDGHRAHVDLVGPPAARPFVVAALARDSGRPVLAVTATGREAEDLAAALRTILPPDGVVDYPSWETLPHERLSPRSDTVGRRLAVLRRLAHPRPDDPETGPVSVVVAPVRSVLQPQVKGLGDLEPVALRSGQTTDLNEIVQALAAAAYSRVELVEKRGEFAVRGGILDVFPPTEEHPLRVEFWGDDVEEIRYFKVADQRSLEVAEHGLWAPPCRELLLTDEVRERAAALAEQHPELGELLGKIAEGIAVEGMESLAPVLVDDMELLLDVMPRNSMAVVCDPERVRTRAADLVATSQEFLQASWAATAGGGEAPIDVGAASLWGIADVRDHARDLGMMWWSVSPFAADEGLDENTLKLGMHAPETYRGDTAKALADTKGWLADGWRTVYVTEGHGPAARTVEVLGGEGIAARLDGDLTELTPSLVHVSCGSIDYGFVDPALKLAVLTETDLSGQKAAGKDGQRMPARRRKTIDPLTLEAGDYIVHEQHGVGRYIEMVQRTVQGATREYLVVEYAPAKRGQPGDRLYIPTDQLEQITKYVGGEAPTLHRLGGADWTKTKARAKKAVKEIAADLIKLYSARMAAPGHAFAPDTPWQRELEDAFPYAETPDQLTTIAEVKEDMEKTVPMDRLICGDVGYGKTEIAVRAAFKAVQDGKQVAVLVPTTLLVQQHFGTFSERYSQFPVNVRALSRFQTETESKATLEGLRDGSVDIVIGTHRLFSSETKFKDLGLVIVDEEQRFGVEHKEQLKKLRANVDVLTMSATPIPRTLEMAVTGIREMSTITTPPEERHPVLTFVGPYEEKQIGAAIRRELLREGQVFYIHNRVESIDRAAARLRDIVPEARIATAHGQMSEQALEQVVVDFWEKKFDVLVSTTIVESGIDISNANTLIVERGDNFGLSQLHQLRGRVGRGRDRGYAYFLYPPEKPLTETAHERLATIAQHTEMGAGMYVAMKDLEIRGAGNLLGGEQSGHIAGVGFDLYVRMVGEAVADYRASLEGGVEEEPPLEVKIELPVDAHVPHDYAPGERLRLQAYRAIASANTEEDIRAVREELTDRYGKLPEPVENLLLVAGLRMLARACEVGEIVLQGNNIRFAPVELRESQELRLKRLYPGTVIKANAQQILVPRPKTAKVGGKPLVGRELLGWTGEFLTSILGS